The following coding sequences lie in one Takifugu flavidus isolate HTHZ2018 chromosome 4, ASM371156v2, whole genome shotgun sequence genomic window:
- the ccdc71 gene encoding uncharacterized protein ccdc71 isoform X1 yields MEDVLSTNVKRSRKRANMEDSHVVGRPLAFSCEEQRAFHSWSRISSAGHNVLLDALKIFDPKSCDLSDSEELLTFLQDLCMEGHKPTVLRSKDVYGYRSCTSQPLTKDMLKPPNRNKKSMAKKRAKRSSTKKKEVHPSWNSSERSSPRIYGVRPPELLWDHYAMFSSQTSIHTVELEKVRRLQPCLRLTNIKGLSGCHTARLQIHTSWDSETPTVVSVEQQQPPALSGIPLQPSQNGGVAPTKAVALLSQKSLSCPLRSDGALIGDSAPVFYTYGRGFPGAQTQLTCHSWKSHSHQHGGQGPKEMNGLTRHNCKDKNCIRWKVIKVDDSRSVAEALRKAEKILQVNLSPVIQIESLNCILENLRYQKK; encoded by the exons ATGGAGGATGTCTTGAGCACCAATGTTAAAAG GAGTAGAAAAAGGGCAAACATGGAAGACAGTCATGTGGTTGGCCGACCACTGGCATTTTCCTGTGAAGAGCAGAGGGCATTTCACTCGTGGTCCCGAATCTCGTCTGCAGGACATAATGTTCTTCTGGATGCTCTTAAAATCTTTGATCCAAAGTCTTGTGACCTCTCGGATAGTGAAGAACTGTTAACATTCCTGCAGGACCTGTGCATGGAGGGTCATAAACCCACTGTTCTACGCAGCAAGGATGTGTATGGATACCGTTCGTGCACATCACAACCCCTGACTAAGGATATGTTGAAGCCTCCTAACAGGAACAAGAAGTCtatggcaaaaaaaagagcaaagaggtCCTCTACCAAAAAGAAAGAGGTGCACCCATCATGGAACAGTTCAGAGCGTAGCAGTCCAAGGATTTATGGAGTCCGTCCTCCAGAGTTGTTATGGGACCATTATGCCATGTTCTCCAGTCAAACCTCTATTCATACGGTAGAGCTGGAGAAGGTACGTCGGTTGCAGCCGTGCCTCAGACTGACCAATATCAAAGGGCTGTCAGGTTGCCACACGGCCAGACTCCAGATCCACACTTCCTGGGACTCGGAGACGCCCACCGTTGTTTCTGTAGAGCAGCAACAACCTCCAGCACTTTCAGGAATACCGTTGCAGCCTTCACAGAATGGTGGGGTTGCACCCACTAAAGCTGTGGCCTTGCTTAGCCAGAAGAGCCTGTCTTGTCCCCTTCGATCAGATGGTGCTCTAATAGGAGATTCTGCACCAGTTTTTTATACTTATGGACGGGGTTTCCCAGGCGCTCAGACGCAGCTGACCTGTCATAGCTGGAAGAGCCATAGCCACCAACACGGTGGTCAGGGTCCTAAAGAAATGAACGGTCTCACTAGACATAACTGTAAAGACAAGAACTGCATCAGATGGAAGGTGATAAAAGTGGACGACTCTCGCTCGGTGGCTGAAGCActcagaaaagcagaaaaaatcCTGCAGGTCAACTTGTCTCCGGTGATTCAGATTGAGTCTCTCAACTGCATTCTTGAGAACTTAAGATATCAGAAAAAATGA
- the ccdc71 gene encoding uncharacterized protein ccdc71 isoform X2 — translation MEDSHVVGRPLAFSCEEQRAFHSWSRISSAGHNVLLDALKIFDPKSCDLSDSEELLTFLQDLCMEGHKPTVLRSKDVYGYRSCTSQPLTKDMLKPPNRNKKSMAKKRAKRSSTKKKEVHPSWNSSERSSPRIYGVRPPELLWDHYAMFSSQTSIHTVELEKVRRLQPCLRLTNIKGLSGCHTARLQIHTSWDSETPTVVSVEQQQPPALSGIPLQPSQNGGVAPTKAVALLSQKSLSCPLRSDGALIGDSAPVFYTYGRGFPGAQTQLTCHSWKSHSHQHGGQGPKEMNGLTRHNCKDKNCIRWKVIKVDDSRSVAEALRKAEKILQVNLSPVIQIESLNCILENLRYQKK, via the coding sequence ATGGAAGACAGTCATGTGGTTGGCCGACCACTGGCATTTTCCTGTGAAGAGCAGAGGGCATTTCACTCGTGGTCCCGAATCTCGTCTGCAGGACATAATGTTCTTCTGGATGCTCTTAAAATCTTTGATCCAAAGTCTTGTGACCTCTCGGATAGTGAAGAACTGTTAACATTCCTGCAGGACCTGTGCATGGAGGGTCATAAACCCACTGTTCTACGCAGCAAGGATGTGTATGGATACCGTTCGTGCACATCACAACCCCTGACTAAGGATATGTTGAAGCCTCCTAACAGGAACAAGAAGTCtatggcaaaaaaaagagcaaagaggtCCTCTACCAAAAAGAAAGAGGTGCACCCATCATGGAACAGTTCAGAGCGTAGCAGTCCAAGGATTTATGGAGTCCGTCCTCCAGAGTTGTTATGGGACCATTATGCCATGTTCTCCAGTCAAACCTCTATTCATACGGTAGAGCTGGAGAAGGTACGTCGGTTGCAGCCGTGCCTCAGACTGACCAATATCAAAGGGCTGTCAGGTTGCCACACGGCCAGACTCCAGATCCACACTTCCTGGGACTCGGAGACGCCCACCGTTGTTTCTGTAGAGCAGCAACAACCTCCAGCACTTTCAGGAATACCGTTGCAGCCTTCACAGAATGGTGGGGTTGCACCCACTAAAGCTGTGGCCTTGCTTAGCCAGAAGAGCCTGTCTTGTCCCCTTCGATCAGATGGTGCTCTAATAGGAGATTCTGCACCAGTTTTTTATACTTATGGACGGGGTTTCCCAGGCGCTCAGACGCAGCTGACCTGTCATAGCTGGAAGAGCCATAGCCACCAACACGGTGGTCAGGGTCCTAAAGAAATGAACGGTCTCACTAGACATAACTGTAAAGACAAGAACTGCATCAGATGGAAGGTGATAAAAGTGGACGACTCTCGCTCGGTGGCTGAAGCActcagaaaagcagaaaaaatcCTGCAGGTCAACTTGTCTCCGGTGATTCAGATTGAGTCTCTCAACTGCATTCTTGAGAACTTAAGATATCAGAAAAAATGA